The Bos mutus isolate GX-2022 chromosome 7, NWIPB_WYAK_1.1, whole genome shotgun sequence genome window below encodes:
- the EPOR gene encoding erythropoietin receptor isoform X2: MWGGGSRQEPWAPGWGYIMYHLPAPLRAGIGFLCLLLAGAAWAPPPNPTDPKFENKAALLTAREPDEFLCFTERLEDLVCFWEEAATAGVGPDNYSFSYQLEGEPWKPCRLHQAPTARGLVRFWCSLPTADTSSFVPLELHVTAASGASRYRRTIHVNEVVLLDPPARLVARRADEGGHVVLRWLPPPGAPMASLIRYEVEILDGRTECLLSNLRGGTRYTFMVRARMAEPSFGGFWSAWSEPASLLTASDLDPLILTLSLVLVLILLLLAVLALLSHRRTLKQKIWPGIPSPESEFEGLFTTHKGNFQVGGLVVPSRPGASLLLWPNSKSLSKLVLFPQLWLYQTDGCLWWSPSTPLPEDPPAPLEVLSECCWGVTQAVEPGADDGGPLLEPVGSEHAQDSYLVLDKWLLPRSPPSEDLLQPGGDMDIVTMDEASEASSCTSALALKPGPEGASATSFEYTILDPSSQLLRPRALPPELLPTPPHLKYLYLVVSDSGISTDYSSGGSQEAQRGSSNGPYSNPYENSLIPAPKPSPPSYVACS; this comes from the exons ATGTGGGGCGGGGGGAGTAGGCAGGAGCCCTGGGCCCCCGGCTGGGGCTACATTATGTATCATCTCCCGGCACCCCTCCGGGCTGGAATTGGCTTCCTCTGCCTCTTGCTCGCTGGGGCAGCCTGGGCTCCCCCACCCAATCCAACGGACCCCAAGTTTGAAAACAAAG CGGCCCTGCTGACAGCCCGCGAGCCTGATGAGTTTCTGTGCTTCACCGAGCGCTTGGAGGATTTGGTGTGTTTCTGGGAGGAAGCGGCCACCGCCGGAGTCGGCCCGGACAACTACAGCTTCTCTTATCAGCTCGA GGGTGAGCCGTGGAAGCCATGCCGCCTGCATCAGGCACCCACCGCCCGCGGCTTGGTGCGTTTCTGGTGCTCGCTGCCTACAGCCGACACGTCGAGCTTCGTGCCCCTAGAGCTGCACGTCACTGCGGCCTCGGGCGCTTCACGCTACCGCCGTACCATTCACGTCAACGAAGTGG TGCTCCTAGACCCTCCCGCCAGGCTTGTAGCTCGGCGGGCCGACGAGGGCGGCCACGTGGTACTGCGCTGGCTCCCGCCGCCTGGGGCACCCATGGCGAGCCTTATCCGCTATGAG GTGGAGATCCTCGACGGCCGCACCGAGTGCTTGCTGAGCAACCTGCGGGGCGGAACGCGCTACACCTTCATGGTACGCGCGCGTATGGCCGAGCCCAGCTTCGGTGGCTTCTGGAGCGCCTGGTCCGAGCCTGCGTCACTGCTGACGGCTAGTG ACTTGGACCCCCTCATCCTGACGCTCTCCCTCGTCCTCGTgctcattctgctgctgctggccGTGCTGGCCCTGCTCTCCCACCGCCG GACTCTGAAGCAGAAGATCTGGCCTGGCATCCCAAGCCCTGAGAGCGAGTTTGAAGGCCTCTTCACAACCCACAAGGGTAATTTCCAGGTAGGCGGCCTGGTTGTTCCTTCcaggcctggggcttccctgctccTGTGGCCGAACTCCAAGTCTCTGAGCAAGCTGGTGCTGTTTCCCCAGCTGTGGCTGTACCAGACTGACGGGTGTCTGTGGTGGAGCCCCAGCACCCCCCTCCCAGAGGACCCACCTGCCCCCCTGGAAGTCCTCTCTGAGTGCTGCTGGGGGGTGACACAGGCAGTGGAACCTGGGGCAGATGACGGGGGGCCCCTCCTGGAGCCAGTGGGCAGCGAGCATGCCCAAGACAGCTACCTGGTACTGGACAAGTGGCTGCTGCCCCGGAGTCCGCCGAGCGAGGATCTCCTGCAGCCTGGTGGCGATATGGACATAGTGACCATGGATGAAGCCTCAGAAGCGTCCTCCTGCACATCCGCTTTGGCCCTGAAGCCTGGGCCGGAGGGGGCCTCTGCTACTAGCTTTGAGTACACCATTCTTGACCCCAGCTCCCAGCTCTTGCGCCCAAGGGCACTGCCCCCTgagctgctccccaccccaccccacctaaAGTACCTGTACCTcgtggtgtccgactctggcaTCTCAACTGACTACAGCTCAGGGGGTTCCCAGGAAGCCCAGAGGGGTTCATCCAATGGTCCCTACTCCAACCCTTATGAGAACAGCCTCATCCCAGCCCCCAAGCCTTCACCCCCAAGCTACGTGGCCTGCTCCTAG
- the EPOR gene encoding erythropoietin receptor isoform X1 has product MWGGGSRQEPWAPGWGYIMYHLPAPLRAGIGFLCLLLAGAAWAPPPNPTDPKFENKAALLTAREPDEFLCFTERLEDLVCFWEEAATAGVGPDNYSFSYQLEGEPWKPCRLHQAPTARGLVRFWCSLPTADTSSFVPLELHVTAASGASRYRRTIHVNEVVLLDPPARLVARRADEGGHVVLRWLPPPGAPMASLIRYEVNISAENAAGSAQRVEILDGRTECLLSNLRGGTRYTFMVRARMAEPSFGGFWSAWSEPASLLTASDLDPLILTLSLVLVLILLLLAVLALLSHRRTLKQKIWPGIPSPESEFEGLFTTHKGNFQVGGLVVPSRPGASLLLWPNSKSLSKLVLFPQLWLYQTDGCLWWSPSTPLPEDPPAPLEVLSECCWGVTQAVEPGADDGGPLLEPVGSEHAQDSYLVLDKWLLPRSPPSEDLLQPGGDMDIVTMDEASEASSCTSALALKPGPEGASATSFEYTILDPSSQLLRPRALPPELLPTPPHLKYLYLVVSDSGISTDYSSGGSQEAQRGSSNGPYSNPYENSLIPAPKPSPPSYVACS; this is encoded by the exons ATGTGGGGCGGGGGGAGTAGGCAGGAGCCCTGGGCCCCCGGCTGGGGCTACATTATGTATCATCTCCCGGCACCCCTCCGGGCTGGAATTGGCTTCCTCTGCCTCTTGCTCGCTGGGGCAGCCTGGGCTCCCCCACCCAATCCAACGGACCCCAAGTTTGAAAACAAAG CGGCCCTGCTGACAGCCCGCGAGCCTGATGAGTTTCTGTGCTTCACCGAGCGCTTGGAGGATTTGGTGTGTTTCTGGGAGGAAGCGGCCACCGCCGGAGTCGGCCCGGACAACTACAGCTTCTCTTATCAGCTCGA GGGTGAGCCGTGGAAGCCATGCCGCCTGCATCAGGCACCCACCGCCCGCGGCTTGGTGCGTTTCTGGTGCTCGCTGCCTACAGCCGACACGTCGAGCTTCGTGCCCCTAGAGCTGCACGTCACTGCGGCCTCGGGCGCTTCACGCTACCGCCGTACCATTCACGTCAACGAAGTGG TGCTCCTAGACCCTCCCGCCAGGCTTGTAGCTCGGCGGGCCGACGAGGGCGGCCACGTGGTACTGCGCTGGCTCCCGCCGCCTGGGGCACCCATGGCGAGCCTTATCCGCTATGAGGTGAATATCTCGGCAGAGAACGCCGCAGGGAGCGCACAGAGG GTGGAGATCCTCGACGGCCGCACCGAGTGCTTGCTGAGCAACCTGCGGGGCGGAACGCGCTACACCTTCATGGTACGCGCGCGTATGGCCGAGCCCAGCTTCGGTGGCTTCTGGAGCGCCTGGTCCGAGCCTGCGTCACTGCTGACGGCTAGTG ACTTGGACCCCCTCATCCTGACGCTCTCCCTCGTCCTCGTgctcattctgctgctgctggccGTGCTGGCCCTGCTCTCCCACCGCCG GACTCTGAAGCAGAAGATCTGGCCTGGCATCCCAAGCCCTGAGAGCGAGTTTGAAGGCCTCTTCACAACCCACAAGGGTAATTTCCAGGTAGGCGGCCTGGTTGTTCCTTCcaggcctggggcttccctgctccTGTGGCCGAACTCCAAGTCTCTGAGCAAGCTGGTGCTGTTTCCCCAGCTGTGGCTGTACCAGACTGACGGGTGTCTGTGGTGGAGCCCCAGCACCCCCCTCCCAGAGGACCCACCTGCCCCCCTGGAAGTCCTCTCTGAGTGCTGCTGGGGGGTGACACAGGCAGTGGAACCTGGGGCAGATGACGGGGGGCCCCTCCTGGAGCCAGTGGGCAGCGAGCATGCCCAAGACAGCTACCTGGTACTGGACAAGTGGCTGCTGCCCCGGAGTCCGCCGAGCGAGGATCTCCTGCAGCCTGGTGGCGATATGGACATAGTGACCATGGATGAAGCCTCAGAAGCGTCCTCCTGCACATCCGCTTTGGCCCTGAAGCCTGGGCCGGAGGGGGCCTCTGCTACTAGCTTTGAGTACACCATTCTTGACCCCAGCTCCCAGCTCTTGCGCCCAAGGGCACTGCCCCCTgagctgctccccaccccaccccacctaaAGTACCTGTACCTcgtggtgtccgactctggcaTCTCAACTGACTACAGCTCAGGGGGTTCCCAGGAAGCCCAGAGGGGTTCATCCAATGGTCCCTACTCCAACCCTTATGAGAACAGCCTCATCCCAGCCCCCAAGCCTTCACCCCCAAGCTACGTGGCCTGCTCCTAG
- the EPOR gene encoding erythropoietin receptor isoform X3: MWGGGSRQEPWAPGWGYIMYHLPAPLRAGIGFLCLLLAGAAWAPPPNPTDPKFENKAALLTAREPDEFLCFTERLEDLVCFWEEAATAGVGPDNYSFSYQLEGEPWKPCRLHQAPTARGLVRFWCSLPTADTSSFVPLELHVTAASGASRYRRTIHVNEVVLLDPPARLVARRADEGGHVVLRWLPPPGAPMASLIRYEVNISAENAAGSAQRVEILDGRTECLLSNLRGGTRYTFMVRARMAEPSFGGFWSAWSEPASLLTASDLDPLILTLSLVLVLILLLLAVLALLSHRRTLKQKIWPGIPSPESEFEGLFTTHKGNFQLWLYQTDGCLWWSPSTPLPEDPPAPLEVLSECCWGVTQAVEPGADDGGPLLEPVGSEHAQDSYLVLDKWLLPRSPPSEDLLQPGGDMDIVTMDEASEASSCTSALALKPGPEGASATSFEYTILDPSSQLLRPRALPPELLPTPPHLKYLYLVVSDSGISTDYSSGGSQEAQRGSSNGPYSNPYENSLIPAPKPSPPSYVACS, translated from the exons ATGTGGGGCGGGGGGAGTAGGCAGGAGCCCTGGGCCCCCGGCTGGGGCTACATTATGTATCATCTCCCGGCACCCCTCCGGGCTGGAATTGGCTTCCTCTGCCTCTTGCTCGCTGGGGCAGCCTGGGCTCCCCCACCCAATCCAACGGACCCCAAGTTTGAAAACAAAG CGGCCCTGCTGACAGCCCGCGAGCCTGATGAGTTTCTGTGCTTCACCGAGCGCTTGGAGGATTTGGTGTGTTTCTGGGAGGAAGCGGCCACCGCCGGAGTCGGCCCGGACAACTACAGCTTCTCTTATCAGCTCGA GGGTGAGCCGTGGAAGCCATGCCGCCTGCATCAGGCACCCACCGCCCGCGGCTTGGTGCGTTTCTGGTGCTCGCTGCCTACAGCCGACACGTCGAGCTTCGTGCCCCTAGAGCTGCACGTCACTGCGGCCTCGGGCGCTTCACGCTACCGCCGTACCATTCACGTCAACGAAGTGG TGCTCCTAGACCCTCCCGCCAGGCTTGTAGCTCGGCGGGCCGACGAGGGCGGCCACGTGGTACTGCGCTGGCTCCCGCCGCCTGGGGCACCCATGGCGAGCCTTATCCGCTATGAGGTGAATATCTCGGCAGAGAACGCCGCAGGGAGCGCACAGAGG GTGGAGATCCTCGACGGCCGCACCGAGTGCTTGCTGAGCAACCTGCGGGGCGGAACGCGCTACACCTTCATGGTACGCGCGCGTATGGCCGAGCCCAGCTTCGGTGGCTTCTGGAGCGCCTGGTCCGAGCCTGCGTCACTGCTGACGGCTAGTG ACTTGGACCCCCTCATCCTGACGCTCTCCCTCGTCCTCGTgctcattctgctgctgctggccGTGCTGGCCCTGCTCTCCCACCGCCG GACTCTGAAGCAGAAGATCTGGCCTGGCATCCCAAGCCCTGAGAGCGAGTTTGAAGGCCTCTTCACAACCCACAAGGGTAATTTCCAG CTGTGGCTGTACCAGACTGACGGGTGTCTGTGGTGGAGCCCCAGCACCCCCCTCCCAGAGGACCCACCTGCCCCCCTGGAAGTCCTCTCTGAGTGCTGCTGGGGGGTGACACAGGCAGTGGAACCTGGGGCAGATGACGGGGGGCCCCTCCTGGAGCCAGTGGGCAGCGAGCATGCCCAAGACAGCTACCTGGTACTGGACAAGTGGCTGCTGCCCCGGAGTCCGCCGAGCGAGGATCTCCTGCAGCCTGGTGGCGATATGGACATAGTGACCATGGATGAAGCCTCAGAAGCGTCCTCCTGCACATCCGCTTTGGCCCTGAAGCCTGGGCCGGAGGGGGCCTCTGCTACTAGCTTTGAGTACACCATTCTTGACCCCAGCTCCCAGCTCTTGCGCCCAAGGGCACTGCCCCCTgagctgctccccaccccaccccacctaaAGTACCTGTACCTcgtggtgtccgactctggcaTCTCAACTGACTACAGCTCAGGGGGTTCCCAGGAAGCCCAGAGGGGTTCATCCAATGGTCCCTACTCCAACCCTTATGAGAACAGCCTCATCCCAGCCCCCAAGCCTTCACCCCCAAGCTACGTGGCCTGCTCCTAG